One segment of Ignavibacteria bacterium DNA contains the following:
- a CDS encoding type II toxin-antitoxin system HicB family antitoxin: protein MPRYPLTSIIERDGDVWVATCLEFDIASQGVSLEEADVNLREAVTLFLDVASHDEVQRRLSNVPVVKHFEIFVG from the coding sequence ATGCCAAGATATCCGCTTACCAGCATCATTGAACGGGATGGCGACGTTTGGGTCGCTACATGCCTCGAGTTCGATATTGCGAGCCAGGGAGTATCACTCGAAGAGGCCGATGTCAATCTTCGCGAGGCAGTAACCCTATTTCTTGATGTTGCTTCCCACGACGAGGTACAACGCAGACTTTCGAACGTACCGGTCGTGAAACACTTCGAGATCTTTGTTGGCTAG
- a CDS encoding potassium transporter Kup, with amino-acid sequence MDHHTSGEQGTPTRARMLALTVGAIGVVYGDIGTSPLYSLKECFSPHYHLTPGRPEVLGILSLIFWALTLIICVKYLLIITRFDNKGEGGILALMELVSERKGSFAKMGAIFAMGIFGAALLYGDGIITPAISVLSAVEGLEVAAPGLHPWIIPITIVLLLVLFGIQKYGTGGVGRIFGPFMVGWFALLGALGVISAMQTPDVFNAINPVYGVQFFMDHGFGAFVVLGSVFLVVTGGEALYADMGHFGRTPITRGWFYVAYPGLILQYFGQGALLLREGDVASTVSNPFFHMVPSWGVLPLVLVSTIATIIASQAVISGAYSLTWQALQLGYLPRLKVMHTSSDERGQIYMPTVNWVLFISCVVLVIAFRSSGALAAAYGIAVTSTMVITTILAWFAMRRLFNWGFAPAFAVTSVFLIVDASFLLANMLKFLDGGYVPVAMAAATFLVMITWHKGREILRHVIEKRNKPIFDIIHEEIDRYEDVPGTALYMSGYVGIAPPALISNLMYNRVRHETIVLLSVNVKTASRVPFSQRIEVKPMEKGVYQVVLSYGFMDQLDLMHDLMYLPEYDIPVDITDAIFVLGHETLTVKDSEGMARWRKEIFVFLHRNSRTPARYFGIPVKRTLEVGSHVAI; translated from the coding sequence ATGGACCACCATACGTCGGGCGAGCAAGGCACACCAACACGTGCACGGATGCTTGCCCTCACAGTTGGTGCTATCGGTGTTGTCTATGGAGACATCGGCACCAGCCCCCTCTACTCCCTCAAAGAATGTTTCTCGCCGCACTATCACCTCACGCCCGGGCGACCTGAGGTTCTTGGCATTCTCTCGCTGATCTTCTGGGCACTCACGCTCATCATCTGCGTGAAGTATCTGTTGATCATCACCCGGTTCGATAACAAGGGCGAAGGGGGCATCTTAGCTCTCATGGAATTAGTAAGTGAACGAAAAGGATCGTTCGCAAAAATGGGCGCCATCTTCGCCATGGGGATCTTTGGCGCGGCCCTGCTCTATGGTGATGGCATCATCACTCCGGCGATCTCCGTTCTCTCTGCGGTGGAGGGTCTTGAGGTAGCTGCACCCGGACTCCACCCGTGGATCATTCCGATCACTATCGTTCTGCTCCTTGTCCTCTTTGGCATCCAGAAGTATGGCACGGGCGGCGTTGGTCGAATCTTCGGTCCATTCATGGTTGGCTGGTTCGCACTCCTTGGTGCCCTTGGTGTGATCAGTGCCATGCAAACACCGGACGTGTTCAACGCCATCAACCCCGTCTATGGTGTGCAGTTCTTTATGGATCATGGCTTTGGTGCCTTTGTGGTTCTGGGTAGTGTCTTCCTTGTAGTGACGGGTGGCGAAGCACTCTACGCAGACATGGGGCACTTCGGACGTACGCCGATCACTCGTGGCTGGTTCTATGTTGCCTATCCCGGACTCATCCTCCAATATTTTGGTCAAGGGGCTCTCCTCCTCCGCGAAGGCGATGTTGCCTCAACAGTGAGCAACCCGTTCTTCCACATGGTTCCATCGTGGGGCGTGCTGCCTTTGGTGCTTGTCTCTACCATCGCAACCATCATTGCTTCGCAGGCCGTGATCTCGGGCGCGTATTCGCTTACGTGGCAAGCCTTGCAGCTCGGTTACCTGCCACGATTGAAGGTGATGCATACGTCGAGCGATGAACGCGGACAGATCTATATGCCAACGGTGAACTGGGTGCTGTTCATCAGCTGCGTAGTGTTAGTGATCGCCTTCCGAAGCTCAGGCGCTCTTGCGGCTGCCTACGGTATCGCCGTTACGTCTACGATGGTCATTACTACCATCCTTGCATGGTTCGCCATGCGACGGCTCTTCAACTGGGGATTTGCTCCGGCCTTTGCTGTCACCTCTGTGTTTCTCATCGTCGACGCTTCTTTCCTCCTTGCCAACATGTTGAAGTTCCTCGACGGAGGGTACGTTCCTGTGGCAATGGCTGCAGCTACGTTTCTGGTGATGATCACTTGGCACAAGGGACGAGAGATCCTTCGTCACGTGATCGAAAAACGCAACAAACCGATCTTCGATATCATCCACGAAGAGATCGATCGTTACGAAGATGTTCCGGGTACGGCTCTCTACATGAGCGGATACGTTGGTATTGCGCCCCCTGCTCTGATCAGCAATCTGATGTATAACCGCGTCCGACATGAGACCATCGTTCTTCTCTCGGTGAATGTCAAGACGGCATCGCGTGTACCATTCTCACAACGGATCGAAGTGAAGCCGATGGAGAAGGGCGTGTATCAAGTGGTGCTGTCCTATGGATTCATGGATCAGCTCGATCTGATGCATGACCTGATGTACCTGCCGGAGTACGACATTCCGGTAGATATCACGGATGCGATCTTCGTGCTTGGTCACGAAACACTGACCGTGAAGGACAGTGAAGGCATGGCGCGTTGGAGAAAGGAGATCTTCGTCTTCCTTCATCGCAACTCTCGAACACCTGCTCGATACTTTGGTATCCCCGTCAAGCGTACGCTTGAGGTGGGATCACACGTGGCTATCTAG
- a CDS encoding trypsin-like peptidase domain-containing protein: MSKRSLLTAVALIGVGIVFGVVLMTSFGGNAIENLFAGGSELGAGQPPTPASAAVKALNDQFVAVSSAVTQSVVSIAVKTERKAPSSMPNDFFRFFGPDGGGGDEEFQLPDGGEANGSGVIISRDGYVVTNNHVVEEAKEGGIVVTTNDQKEHKARLVGRDPLTDLAVLKIEGTFMPAHFAQRADIRIGEWVVAVGNPLGLKSTVTTGIVSAMGRGIGIVGTDERTFERNRYAVENFIQTDAAINPGNSGGGLFNLNGSLVGINTAIASRTGVNAGYGFAIPIDMVKSVALDLIDDGKIQRGYIGVEITSVDEASAKAVGLSKVSGVNVNKVVKGGAAESSGLEVGDVILDVDGQPVKTSNDLQNEIVLRRAGDKVTLKIWRDGREISKSVTLRSLDSDRDVATSDSKAGEATTKAADEPVNFKGLGFTANSLTDEQTSSFGTKQGVFISKVDRGGAVARRGLRPGTVILKADGKEVNSPSQLQRILSAKKAGDGVLLVVKESDGTKQAITVEVPES, translated from the coding sequence ATGTCCAAACGTTCTCTTCTGACAGCCGTGGCCCTCATCGGTGTGGGCATTGTCTTCGGCGTAGTCCTCATGACCTCTTTTGGCGGAAACGCCATTGAAAACCTTTTTGCCGGCGGATCGGAGCTGGGAGCTGGTCAGCCCCCTACCCCTGCCTCTGCGGCGGTGAAGGCCCTTAACGATCAGTTCGTTGCTGTCTCGAGTGCCGTAACGCAGTCTGTTGTCTCGATCGCAGTAAAGACCGAGCGCAAGGCTCCGTCGTCCATGCCAAACGACTTCTTCCGATTCTTCGGTCCCGATGGTGGAGGGGGCGACGAGGAGTTTCAACTCCCTGATGGCGGCGAAGCCAACGGTTCGGGTGTTATCATCTCCCGAGACGGCTATGTGGTGACCAACAACCACGTGGTAGAAGAAGCGAAAGAAGGGGGCATTGTGGTCACCACAAACGACCAAAAGGAGCACAAGGCTCGCTTGGTTGGACGCGACCCGCTCACGGACCTTGCAGTGCTGAAGATCGAAGGCACCTTCATGCCGGCTCACTTTGCCCAACGCGCAGATATCCGTATCGGCGAGTGGGTAGTAGCCGTGGGTAACCCACTGGGTCTGAAGTCAACCGTTACAACAGGTATCGTCTCTGCCATGGGCAGGGGTATCGGCATCGTTGGTACCGACGAACGCACCTTTGAACGCAATCGTTATGCCGTTGAGAATTTCATTCAAACGGATGCAGCGATCAATCCGGGGAACTCCGGTGGCGGACTCTTCAATCTCAACGGCAGTCTTGTCGGCATCAACACGGCCATCGCCTCGCGTACCGGTGTAAATGCCGGCTATGGGTTTGCGATCCCGATCGACATGGTGAAGAGTGTTGCACTCGATCTGATCGACGATGGAAAGATCCAGCGCGGGTACATCGGCGTAGAGATCACCAGTGTGGACGAGGCATCGGCAAAGGCCGTTGGACTCTCAAAGGTAAGCGGTGTAAATGTCAACAAGGTCGTGAAAGGCGGAGCCGCTGAATCTTCCGGACTCGAAGTAGGGGACGTGATCCTTGACGTAGACGGACAGCCGGTGAAGACATCGAATGATCTGCAGAACGAGATCGTATTGCGCAGAGCAGGAGATAAGGTTACGCTGAAGATCTGGCGTGATGGACGCGAGATCTCGAAGTCTGTAACGCTACGTTCGCTCGATAGTGACCGTGATGTTGCGACGAGCGACAGTAAAGCCGGAGAAGCCACCACAAAGGCTGCAGATGAGCCCGTGAATTTCAAGGGGCTTGGCTTTACGGCAAACTCTCTCACAGACGAGCAGACCAGTTCCTTCGGGACAAAACAAGGTGTGTTCATTTCCAAGGTGGATCGCGGTGGTGCAGTGGCCCGACGTGGACTTCGTCCCGGCACAGTGATCCTCAAAGCCGATGGAAAAGAAGTGAATTCTCCGTCGCAGCTTCAACGGATCCTCTCAGCGAAGAAAGCCGGAGACGGCGTGCTCCTCGTGGTGAAAGAATCCGACGGAACGAAACAGGCTATCACTGTTGAAGTTCCTGAGTCGTGA
- a CDS encoding Ppx/GppA family phosphatase, translated as MDEQSSAPSLIASIDVGTNSFHMVIASVSTRGVLRIHARNKEMVRLGSSAGDMKRLAPDAMDRGVATMKRFAAEALQHGVHIRAVATSAVREALNKDEFVRRVIDATGVEIEVIPGIEEGRLIYVGALHALPILAKRTFVIDIGGGSTETVIGYQGEAAFVDSAKLGHIRMTKRFFPDPTITDSQVEACRKAIRGEWAAVFQSLIAYGFEHAVGCSGTVMAIAAMSLARSNKRLPESLNAMRIDRKDILDVVDSIVQARTQEARLSLPGMDPKRADVITGGALILEQAIIGLNIQELTISGYALREGIVFDTVQKQRDIDEYHHLSHLRYQSVDHLCDLYRVRRRHAEHVKNLCLRLFDDLHALHRFGDRERELLEAAALLHDVGYHIAADQHHKHSEYIIRNSAMPGFTNDEAEIIANIARYHRKSHPKKKHPSFIALSADEQRLVRVLSAILRIGEGLDRRQQQVVQTIRVNISSGMLDIYLVAPTSVPDIELWGAERRKELMEETFGRKVRLLVHAH; from the coding sequence GTGGACGAACAATCATCGGCACCAAGTCTCATTGCATCGATCGATGTAGGAACAAACTCGTTCCACATGGTCATTGCCAGCGTTAGCACTCGCGGCGTGCTGCGGATCCATGCTCGCAATAAGGAAATGGTCAGGCTTGGGTCTTCTGCGGGCGACATGAAACGCCTCGCTCCCGATGCGATGGACAGGGGCGTAGCCACAATGAAACGTTTCGCCGCCGAAGCACTTCAACATGGCGTGCATATCCGTGCCGTTGCTACCAGTGCCGTTCGCGAAGCTCTTAACAAGGATGAGTTTGTTCGCAGAGTGATCGATGCAACCGGTGTTGAGATCGAAGTGATCCCGGGCATCGAAGAGGGCAGACTTATCTACGTTGGTGCACTCCACGCCCTGCCGATCCTTGCCAAGCGCACGTTTGTGATCGATATCGGAGGGGGCTCCACAGAAACCGTTATCGGATATCAAGGCGAAGCTGCATTCGTAGACAGTGCAAAGCTTGGTCACATCCGCATGACGAAGCGATTCTTCCCGGATCCAACGATCACAGACTCTCAGGTAGAGGCCTGTCGCAAAGCAATTCGCGGAGAATGGGCGGCCGTCTTCCAATCACTGATCGCCTATGGATTTGAACACGCTGTTGGCTGTTCGGGCACGGTGATGGCGATCGCTGCGATGTCTCTTGCACGCTCCAACAAACGTCTGCCGGAATCTTTGAATGCGATGCGGATCGACCGCAAGGACATCCTTGATGTTGTGGACTCCATTGTGCAGGCGCGTACGCAGGAGGCTCGACTCTCTCTTCCGGGGATGGATCCCAAGCGCGCTGATGTGATCACCGGCGGCGCACTGATCTTGGAGCAGGCCATCATCGGATTGAACATTCAAGAACTCACGATCTCCGGCTATGCCTTGCGAGAGGGGATCGTCTTTGATACGGTTCAAAAACAACGCGATATCGATGAGTATCATCACCTCTCGCATCTTCGGTACCAGAGTGTTGATCATCTCTGTGATCTCTATCGTGTTCGACGCAGACATGCAGAACATGTGAAGAATCTGTGTCTTCGACTCTTCGATGACCTTCATGCTCTGCACAGATTTGGTGACAGAGAACGCGAGCTTTTGGAAGCCGCTGCATTGTTGCATGATGTTGGATATCACATCGCTGCCGATCAGCATCACAAGCACAGCGAATACATCATTCGCAACAGCGCCATGCCGGGATTCACCAACGACGAAGCAGAGATCATTGCCAACATCGCACGGTATCATCGAAAGAGTCACCCCAAGAAGAAACATCCATCCTTTATAGCTCTCAGTGCCGACGAGCAGCGTCTCGTACGTGTTCTCTCTGCCATCCTCCGGATTGGGGAAGGACTGGACAGACGGCAGCAGCAGGTAGTTCAGACCATCCGCGTGAACATCTCCTCCGGCATGCTGGACATCTACCTGGTGGCCCCTACAAGCGTCCCCGATATCGAGCTCTGGGGGGCCGAGCGGCGCAAGGAGTTGATGGAGGAAACCTTCGGTCGGAAGGTGCGACTCCTGGTCCACGCCCACTAA
- a CDS encoding type II toxin-antitoxin system HicA family toxin — protein sequence MARIPPLSGTDVVAILQSHGFVYVRHKGSHAVLQSLQNDTTVTVIVPLHKELATGTLRSIIRQSGLPRETFTKAP from the coding sequence TTGGCTAGAATTCCACCCCTTTCTGGAACTGACGTCGTTGCTATCCTTCAATCACACGGATTCGTCTATGTGAGACATAAGGGTAGCCATGCCGTGCTTCAGAGCCTCCAGAATGACACCACCGTGACAGTGATCGTCCCTCTCCACAAAGAGCTGGCAACGGGTACACTGCGATCGATCATACGACAAAGTGGCCTACCGCGCGAGACCTTCACGAAAGCTCCGTAA